The Paenibacillus sp. FSL R7-0204 genome includes a region encoding these proteins:
- a CDS encoding IreB family regulatory phosphoprotein, producing MDSMDKTVKFNVKGDEKEASPQEILLAVYDALVEKEYHPINQIVGYLLSGDPAYIPRHNNARSLVRRKERDELIEELVRFYLANHRVDQPK from the coding sequence ATGGACTCCATGGACAAAACGGTCAAATTCAATGTGAAGGGCGACGAAAAGGAAGCCTCTCCCCAGGAAATACTGCTCGCCGTGTACGACGCGCTGGTGGAGAAAGAATATCATCCGATCAATCAGATCGTAGGGTATCTTCTTTCAGGAGATCCGGCTTACATTCCGCGCCACAACAATGCGAGAAGTTTGGTCCGGAGGAAAGAGCGTGATGAGCTGATCGAAGAACTGGTTCGTTTCTATCTGGCCAATCATCGGGTGGACCAGCCCAAATGA
- a CDS encoding MDR family MFS transporter, giving the protein MINLQKQAKPALEPAEQQAAARNLMWILMLGILAPIFDTTITNVAIDTLVRELNTSVSIVQWVMTGYLLSFAMVIPITGWAVERFGGRKMWLFSLSLFLLGSVLCSMAWNVESLIIFRTLQGIGGGLLMPIMQTLAVRAYGGQNMGKRMATIAMPALLGPILGPVLGGLIVNHLSWRWIFWVNIPLCLAAIIVAWKGLPKEEHYSRTLRLDVPGLLILSPAIVLTLYGLGEVSSRHGFGHTAVLAPVIAGVALLAVFVIHAFRKGDEALIDVTLFRVRSLTVSSSLLFLSGLTTYGAMLLLPLYLQQVRGESVLISGLLLVPQGIGMLLTRSLAGKLTDQIGSRPVVLAGTVLTILGTWPLTQLGGDTSYYFLSAVLIVRGAGLGAVFLPVMASAYIGLSSKQIPHASSTTRIMQQIGGAFGVSVIAIILQNKLNSVLTPDPAAVANAFDHSFMWTIAFSMLALIPAAFLPKIRK; this is encoded by the coding sequence ATGATCAACTTGCAAAAGCAAGCTAAACCAGCACTTGAACCAGCTGAACAGCAGGCAGCAGCCAGGAATTTGATGTGGATTCTTATGCTTGGTATTCTGGCCCCGATATTCGATACGACGATAACCAATGTGGCGATTGATACACTGGTTCGGGAACTTAACACCTCGGTATCCATTGTTCAGTGGGTGATGACCGGATATCTGCTGTCGTTTGCGATGGTTATTCCGATAACAGGCTGGGCTGTGGAACGGTTTGGGGGAAGGAAGATGTGGCTATTTTCGCTGAGTCTGTTTTTGCTCGGCTCTGTGCTGTGCAGCATGGCGTGGAACGTGGAGAGCCTGATTATTTTTCGTACCCTTCAGGGGATCGGCGGGGGGTTGCTGATGCCGATTATGCAGACCTTGGCCGTACGTGCCTATGGAGGCCAGAATATGGGCAAAAGAATGGCGACCATAGCTATGCCAGCACTGCTTGGGCCTATTCTGGGACCGGTGCTGGGAGGATTAATCGTCAATCATCTGAGCTGGCGATGGATCTTCTGGGTCAATATTCCGCTCTGCCTAGCTGCCATAATTGTTGCGTGGAAGGGGCTCCCCAAAGAAGAGCACTATTCCCGGACGCTGCGGCTGGATGTGCCTGGACTGCTGATACTGTCTCCGGCTATCGTGCTTACCCTGTACGGTCTTGGAGAAGTCAGCTCCCGCCACGGGTTTGGCCATACTGCGGTTCTTGCTCCCGTTATAGCAGGTGTGGCGCTTTTGGCAGTATTCGTGATCCATGCCTTCCGCAAGGGAGATGAAGCGCTGATTGATGTCACGCTGTTCCGGGTACGCTCTTTAACCGTGTCCTCATCGCTGCTGTTTCTATCCGGATTGACGACCTATGGGGCGATGCTGCTGCTGCCGCTCTATCTCCAGCAAGTTCGCGGTGAATCTGTGCTGATCTCCGGCCTGCTGCTCGTCCCCCAAGGCATCGGGATGCTGCTGACCAGATCGCTGGCCGGCAAACTGACAGATCAGATCGGATCGAGACCCGTGGTTCTTGCCGGAACGGTCCTTACCATCCTTGGCACTTGGCCGCTGACACAGCTTGGCGGGGATACGAGTTATTATTTTCTGAGTGCGGTTCTTATCGTGAGGGGGGCTGGATTAGGGGCTGTTTTTCTGCCGGTTATGGCTTCTGCCTATATCGGTCTGTCCTCGAAGCAAATCCCGCACGCCAGCAGCACCACCCGTATTATGCAGCAGATTGGCGGCGCCTTCGGCGTATCAGTTATCGCAATTATTTTACAAAATAAGCTGAATTCCGTCCTGACTCCTGACCCGGCCGCAGTGGCCAATGCCTTCGATCATTCGTTTATGTGGACGATTGCCTTCTCGATGCTGGCATTAATCCCGGCGGCATTCCTGCCAAAAATACGAAAATAG
- a CDS encoding STM3941 family protein yields MDDQPYNDGGYQPLVVKPFWFKIFFLLAGSLLFVILGIWLLKISGEVKTDVSILLQTLGITCTVLFGLAAIVYLIMLLRRSPLLVVDAQGIDDQSSAIPGGRLMWEDISDIRLIRYYGQLNICIFLADPKAYLSRQRGLKRWLMAINLRLAGTPVNITGQSMQLPLERIYEEMELRRRLWAGRR; encoded by the coding sequence ATGGACGATCAGCCGTATAACGATGGAGGTTACCAGCCGCTCGTGGTGAAGCCGTTCTGGTTCAAGATCTTTTTCCTGTTAGCGGGATCATTGCTCTTTGTAATATTGGGAATCTGGCTGCTTAAGATATCGGGGGAGGTTAAGACGGATGTTTCTATTCTTCTGCAGACGCTGGGAATTACCTGCACTGTGCTGTTTGGCCTGGCGGCCATCGTCTATCTTATCATGCTGCTGCGCCGCTCCCCGCTGCTAGTGGTGGATGCCCAGGGCATTGATGACCAGTCTTCGGCGATTCCCGGAGGACGATTGATGTGGGAGGACATTTCAGACATCCGCCTTATCCGTTACTATGGACAACTGAACATCTGCATCTTCCTCGCTGATCCCAAAGCCTACTTGTCCCGGCAACGCGGACTAAAGCGGTGGCTGATGGCCATCAACCTCCGTCTCGCCGGCACACCTGTGAACATTACAGGCCAGTCCATGCAATTGCCGCTGGAGCGTATCTATGAGGAGATGGAGCTGAGAAGACGGCTATGGGCAGGGCGGAGGTAA
- a CDS encoding TetR/AcrR family transcriptional regulator → MSTSQEQDKLKNRRRGKELEAAILQAVREELTERGYSNLTMDSVAERAGTSKAVLYRRWANRAELVLGAIRERVPLPLEEVPDYGNLRDDVCGVLRAMNQNNIQAMLNAFYGLVAEMGDMPLASYIFPHGRQNRTMSILLERAVERGEVSAEAVTPRMLTLPSDLARHELMLYNAPMSEETIANIVDEVYLPLVLKR, encoded by the coding sequence ATGTCCACTTCTCAAGAACAGGATAAATTGAAGAACAGACGCAGAGGCAAGGAGCTCGAAGCCGCTATACTCCAGGCCGTACGGGAAGAGTTGACTGAGCGGGGGTATTCCAATCTTACGATGGACAGTGTGGCCGAGCGGGCGGGAACTAGCAAAGCCGTACTCTACCGCCGGTGGGCGAACCGCGCTGAGCTTGTCCTTGGCGCCATCCGGGAACGTGTGCCCCTGCCGCTGGAGGAAGTGCCTGATTACGGGAATCTGAGGGACGATGTATGCGGGGTGCTTCGGGCCATGAATCAGAATAATATACAAGCAATGTTGAATGCTTTCTACGGGCTTGTAGCAGAAATGGGCGATATGCCGCTTGCCTCCTATATTTTCCCCCATGGGCGTCAAAACAGGACCATGTCGATTTTGCTGGAGCGGGCTGTGGAGCGGGGAGAAGTATCTGCCGAAGCCGTGACTCCCCGAATGCTCACTTTGCCGTCCGATCTGGCCCGCCATGAGCTGATGCTGTATAACGCACCTATGTCGGAGGAGACGATTGCCAATATTGTGGACGAGGTGTACCTGCCGCTGGTGTTGAAACGGTAA
- a CDS encoding DUF1292 domain-containing protein codes for MTNEQIGQEEEPEIIYIPDEEGNEEEFEVIMKFEVDGSDAKYMMVVPLDSEDEETDEVYAFRYEEDGDDLQLFMIENDEEWAIVEETFNTLVDELDGGAEND; via the coding sequence ATGACAAACGAACAGATCGGCCAAGAAGAGGAACCGGAAATTATCTATATTCCCGATGAGGAAGGTAATGAAGAGGAATTCGAGGTCATCATGAAGTTTGAAGTGGACGGATCGGATGCCAAGTATATGATGGTGGTTCCGCTCGATTCCGAGGATGAGGAGACAGATGAGGTCTACGCGTTCCGTTACGAGGAAGACGGCGACGATCTGCAGCTCTTCATGATTGAGAACGACGAGGAGTGGGCCATCGTAGAGGAGACCTTCAATACTTTGGTTGACGAGCTGGATGGGGGAGCAGAGAATGACTGA
- a CDS encoding DUF1292 domain-containing protein codes for MTEFSADQAVWTSKLKEVYGETVELEDEQGKSSVYDIIAEFAVGDRAYAVLAGSGRAAEQEILRIVVSPDGLPELESIMDDEEWEDISELYDELTFPADSE; via the coding sequence ATGACTGAGTTTTCCGCTGATCAAGCGGTATGGACTTCTAAGCTCAAGGAAGTATATGGAGAAACAGTAGAACTGGAGGATGAGCAGGGCAAGTCTTCCGTTTACGATATTATTGCAGAATTTGCTGTGGGTGACCGTGCTTATGCCGTTCTGGCCGGATCGGGAAGAGCTGCGGAGCAGGAAATTCTGCGCATCGTAGTTTCTCCGGACGGACTCCCGGAACTGGAGAGCATTATGGACGATGAAGAGTGGGAGGATATTTCCGAGCTGTACGATGAGCTCACCTTCCCTGCGGATAGCGAGTAA
- the alaS gene encoding alanine--tRNA ligase: MKASEIRSKWLQFFESKNHRIEPSASLVPHNDPSLLWINAGMAPLKAYFDGREIPENPRLTNSQKCIRTNDIENVGKTRRHHTFFEMLGNFSIGDYFKEEAITWAWEFLTGKEWIGFDGDRISVTVYAEDEEAFKLWNEKVGLPAERIIKLGDENFWDIGEGPCGPCSEIFYDRGEAYGSDMSDPEMYPGGENERWLEVWNLVFSQFNHNKDGSYTPLPNKNIDTGAGLERFASILQDVDSNFDTDLFQPIIQKTAGLAGVTYKDNVEQDIALKVIADHVRTVTFAVGDGVLPSNEGRGYIIRRLLRRAVRYGKTLGLDRPFLHELTETVGEIMGVYYPSVVENREYIAKIIRLEEERFHETLSDGLAILGEISAKAKADGLSTIAGADAFKLYDTYGFPFDLTEDFASEQGLAVDRAGFDAAMQEQRDRARAARQDSSSMKIQGGALAELTVKSEFVGYNDTVTESKVLAIVVDGALQDTVSEGAECQVILESTPFYAESGGQVSDTGVLTGGSVTAKVNGLFKAPHGQHVHLVTVEAGDLKVGDTVRAEVNRAEREDIVKNHTATHLLHKALKEVLGSHVNQAGSLVEGSRLRFDFSHFGAITPEELSDIEQRVNAQIWRSLPVVIENKPIDEAKAMGAMALFGEKYGNVVRVVQVGDYSLELCGGCHVSNTAQIGIFKLLSESGIGSGVRRIEAVTGRYAYQFTESQLDLLKQSAALLKSSLTDVPKRIEALHAQVRELGRENESLQSKLSATFAAELTSSVITVGGGTQLLAVSVQAGNIDALRSTADELKSKLPEAILVLGAAMDDKVNFVVAVPQELVKKGFHAGKLVKEIAAVCGGGGGGRPDMAQAGGKDASKLGEALKKAEELVAALA, translated from the coding sequence ATGAAAGCAAGTGAAATCCGTTCCAAATGGCTGCAGTTTTTTGAGAGCAAGAACCACCGTATTGAGCCGAGCGCCTCGCTCGTCCCCCACAATGACCCCTCGCTGCTGTGGATTAACGCAGGTATGGCGCCACTGAAGGCCTACTTCGACGGACGGGAGATTCCGGAGAATCCCCGCCTGACCAACTCGCAGAAATGTATCCGCACCAATGATATTGAGAACGTGGGCAAGACGCGCCGCCACCATACATTCTTTGAGATGCTGGGCAACTTCTCCATCGGCGATTACTTTAAGGAAGAGGCCATCACCTGGGCTTGGGAATTCCTGACCGGTAAGGAGTGGATCGGCTTCGACGGCGACCGGATTTCCGTGACCGTGTATGCTGAGGACGAAGAAGCGTTCAAGCTGTGGAATGAGAAGGTCGGCCTGCCCGCAGAACGCATCATCAAGCTGGGCGACGAGAACTTCTGGGATATCGGCGAAGGCCCGTGCGGCCCGTGCTCGGAGATTTTCTATGACCGCGGTGAAGCGTACGGCAGTGATATGAGTGATCCGGAGATGTATCCGGGCGGTGAGAATGAGCGCTGGCTGGAGGTCTGGAACCTCGTATTCTCGCAGTTCAACCATAATAAGGATGGCAGCTATACGCCGCTTCCCAATAAGAATATTGATACCGGCGCAGGCCTGGAGCGCTTTGCTTCCATTCTCCAGGATGTGGATTCCAACTTCGATACCGATCTGTTCCAGCCGATTATCCAGAAGACTGCCGGGCTTGCCGGGGTAACCTACAAGGATAATGTTGAACAGGATATTGCGCTAAAAGTCATTGCCGACCATGTACGTACCGTTACATTTGCGGTGGGTGACGGCGTGCTTCCTTCCAATGAAGGACGCGGCTATATTATCCGCCGTCTGCTCCGCCGTGCTGTACGCTACGGCAAGACGCTGGGACTGGATCGTCCGTTCCTGCATGAGCTGACTGAGACGGTTGGAGAGATTATGGGAGTATATTATCCTTCCGTGGTCGAGAACCGTGAATATATCGCCAAAATCATCCGACTGGAAGAGGAACGCTTCCACGAGACGCTGTCCGATGGTCTGGCGATCCTCGGGGAGATCAGCGCCAAAGCCAAAGCAGACGGCCTGAGCACCATTGCCGGTGCCGATGCATTCAAGCTCTATGACACGTATGGCTTCCCGTTTGACCTGACCGAGGACTTCGCGTCCGAGCAGGGGCTTGCCGTAGACCGTGCCGGCTTCGATGCCGCGATGCAGGAGCAGCGTGACCGGGCGAGAGCTGCCCGTCAGGACAGCTCCAGCATGAAGATTCAGGGCGGTGCGCTCGCCGAGCTGACGGTTAAAAGTGAATTTGTTGGATATAATGACACGGTAACAGAGTCCAAGGTCCTGGCGATTGTGGTAGACGGTGCGCTTCAGGATACAGTAAGCGAAGGCGCCGAGTGCCAGGTGATCCTAGAGTCAACACCGTTCTATGCGGAGAGCGGCGGCCAAGTCAGCGATACCGGCGTTCTGACCGGCGGATCGGTGACCGCTAAGGTGAACGGCCTCTTCAAAGCACCGCACGGCCAGCATGTTCATCTGGTTACGGTGGAAGCAGGCGATTTGAAGGTCGGCGATACCGTCCGTGCCGAAGTGAACCGGGCGGAGCGCGAGGATATCGTGAAGAACCATACGGCCACTCACTTGCTGCACAAGGCGCTGAAGGAAGTGCTAGGCAGTCATGTGAATCAGGCAGGCTCTTTAGTAGAAGGCTCACGCCTGCGGTTTGACTTTTCGCATTTTGGAGCCATCACTCCTGAGGAGCTCAGCGATATCGAGCAGCGGGTAAACGCCCAGATCTGGCGCAGCCTTCCTGTAGTCATTGAGAATAAGCCGATAGATGAAGCCAAAGCGATGGGAGCGATGGCCCTCTTCGGAGAGAAATACGGCAATGTTGTCCGTGTCGTTCAAGTCGGCGATTACAGCCTGGAGTTGTGCGGCGGATGCCATGTGTCTAATACAGCGCAGATCGGAATCTTCAAGCTGCTCAGCGAGAGCGGCATCGGTTCCGGGGTGCGCCGGATTGAAGCTGTGACTGGCCGTTACGCCTATCAGTTCACGGAGAGTCAGCTGGACCTGCTGAAGCAATCGGCAGCCCTGCTCAAATCTTCGCTGACCGATGTGCCGAAGCGGATTGAAGCCCTGCATGCCCAGGTACGCGAGCTGGGCCGTGAGAATGAATCGCTCCAGTCCAAGCTGAGCGCAACCTTCGCAGCAGAGCTGACCAGCAGTGTAATCACAGTAGGCGGAGGAACGCAGCTTCTTGCGGTCTCTGTGCAAGCCGGCAATATCGATGCTTTGCGCTCGACAGCGGACGAACTGAAATCCAAGCTCCCAGAAGCCATCCTGGTGCTCGGTGCTGCAATGGATGACAAGGTGAACTTCGTGGTAGCCGTGCCTCAGGAGCTGGTGAAGAAGGGCTTCCATGCCGGCAAGCTGGTGAAGGAGATCGCAGCAGTCTGCGGCGGCGGCGGCGGCGGACGTCCGGATATGGCGCAGGCCGGAGGCAAGGACGCTTCCAAGCTGGGCGAAGCCCTGAAGAAGGCCGAGGAACTGGTAGCCGCACTGGCTTAA
- the ruvX gene encoding Holliday junction resolvase RuvX yields the protein MKKLGLDYGDRRIGVATSDIFGWTAQSLETIERRGNGNEFDRIRELVKEHEIGEIVVGLPKNMNGSVGPRGEICIEFADKLREQLDLPVHLWDERLTTVSAERVLIDGDVSRKKRKGLVDKMAAALILQNFLDANSKR from the coding sequence ATGAAGAAGCTGGGACTGGATTACGGCGACCGCAGAATCGGTGTCGCCACAAGCGATATTTTCGGATGGACAGCACAGTCTCTGGAGACCATTGAGCGGCGCGGCAACGGCAATGAATTCGACCGCATCCGTGAACTGGTCAAGGAGCACGAAATCGGCGAGATAGTTGTCGGGCTGCCGAAGAACATGAACGGCTCCGTAGGACCCCGTGGTGAAATTTGCATCGAATTCGCAGATAAGCTGCGGGAGCAACTCGATTTACCCGTACACCTTTGGGATGAGCGTCTGACGACGGTATCTGCTGAGCGGGTGCTGATAGACGGGGACGTCAGCCGGAAGAAACGCAAGGGGCTGGTGGACAAAATGGCCGCAGCGCTGATTTTGCAAAATTTTTTGGATGCTAACAGTAAAAGGTGA